The stretch of DNA TGCGCCCGCCGCGACCCCGCAGGCGCAGGGCACCCCGGTCGCGTCGAGCACGCCGGTCAGCCGCGTTTCCTTCTACCCGCTGGAGACGGGCCTGACCTGGAGCTACCAGCCCGAGGGCGAGGCGGCGGGTGGGCAGCCCTACAGCCTGCGGGCGCTGGGACCGACGGTGTTCGCCGGGCAGACGGCGCTGGCCTTCGAGTTGACTGGGCGCGGCGCCCAGCAGACGTGGTTCCGGCAGGTCAGCTCGGAGGGCGTGCGGCTGCTGGGCTTTCGCAAACCCGGCGTGAGCGTGCGCCTCGACCCCGCGTGGCTGGAGGCCCCCGCCGAGGGCGCGTGGCGGGTGGGGCTGAACTGGGAAGGGCAAAGCCGCGTGACCCTGACCGGGGACGACGGCAAGGTGCAGGCCCAGGGCACCCTGCGCTACCGCTACGACGTGCAG from Deinococcus sp. HSC-46F16 encodes:
- a CDS encoding DUF3108 domain-containing protein, producing MSGHLRQILAPALLGAALLTGCAPAATPQAQGTPVASSTPVSRVSFYPLETGLTWSYQPEGEAAGGQPYSLRALGPTVFAGQTALAFELTGRGAQQTWFRQVSSEGVRLLGFRKPGVSVRLDPAWLEAPAEGAWRVGLNWEGQSRVTLTGDDGKVQAQGTLRYRYDVQDRRRVTTPAGTFEVWVVTRQIGDDVGGLFSPQVQQFWFAPFAGEVRTPEGLLLTARNFGGKP